Within Astyanax mexicanus isolate ESR-SI-001 chromosome 2, AstMex3_surface, whole genome shotgun sequence, the genomic segment CTACAgacacatgataacacctcatcATATATCCATTAAGTTCAAATGATTACTGCTCTGTGTCATACGTATTGTACTTAAAttatacagaataatttatactgaGTAAATCATAGTAGATGCTACGTAACCAATACTGAGtacttaatagtagatactgaataattataaataatggaTAGTAAGTAATGAGTAATTCATACTGATGAATATGCAGtacatactaaataattcaaattgaataattaataatggatAGTGAGTAATGAGTAATTCATACTGACGGATATGCAGTACATTgtaaataattcatactgaataataaataatggaTAGTGAGTAATGAGTAATTCATACTGATGGATATGCAGTATattgtaaataatttatatagaATAACAAATAATGGTTAGTGAGTAATGAGTAATTCGTGGATATGCAGTACATACTAAATGATTTATAGACAGTAAGTATTGTgtactgaattattcatagtacTAATTCATAGTAAAAGTACTAAAATGTTCATAGTGAGTAATtgatagtagatactaaataatttattgaaCATACTGAATGCAGTAATTCATACTGAGTAATTCAtgataaatactaaataattcattcaATAATAGCAATATGTAGTTAATACTGAATATGTTATGATGGATCTTCTCAGCTCCTCAGGTTCTTACATTGTGATCTTTGCCACTGTAGCTGTAAGTGGTCCTGTCGGACAGTTTGTCCTGCTCGTCCAGGCTGTGCAGCAGGTCCTGAAGCTTCTCAATGTAGTTAATAGCACTGCGTAAGATCTCCACCTTGGGCAGCCGCTGGTTGGGATTTGGAACAGTTTTCTTCTTCAGAGCCTCAAAAGCTTCGTTAATTTTTTTGAGCCGCCGTCGCTCCCGTAGCGTGGCAGCCTTTCTCCGGTCATTAGGGGCGCACTTTCTTTTGCAGATTTTACAGGCCCAGATCAGGCAGTGGCCTTCACAGTGTGCTTGGAGACCAGGAGGGGCGGGAACATGCTCTTCTCCGCTGCTATCACAGCCCGGCTCACTGGGAATGGGATCTTGGCCTAAAAAACAGAGATGGGCAAACAAATATTTCAATTttcagtaaaatagtaaaaaaaaaactaagtaataACCTAGTAACAAATTTGGAACTTGAATATAATGCTCTCTGGTGGAGAattattgggccctattttatcacCATTTAATTGCggatcatgcagcttgatttaggcagtgtcagtgtgtttttggtttTGTCAGCACGCAAAAGGCatctactaattctcttaattattcatgggtgtattttggccggaatgtgaaataaaccaataaatcagtgtgtcacttggcATTCTTTAAGAGCCAGACGTGTTCTGACTTTGGTACGTTTGTATCTTATCAGTGCAGCTCTTTGTGCATCTCAATAGAGGGTACTGgcctgcgtgttcacactgtgaaggtgcaccagcagcttatttaacaaaacagcaatgctattttattctttattgttgagttaaaagttgcgtttgtgctctgcagcacgtctgtgtgtgtgtttaatgagcagggGTGGAcgtctgacgattgactgttgtctaggttcattatGTCAGCGGTGTACCtgtgatggagaatgatggtgttttatggagaatgatggtgttttatggagaatgatggtgattATTGGACAATAATGGTGTTTGAGGAAGAATGATGGTGTATGTTCATTAAAGAATGAGAGTGTTTTTTgttgagaatgatggtgtttggtggagaatgattgtTAAttgaagaatgatggtgtttgatagagAATGATGGTGATTATTGGACAATGATGGTGTTTAAGGAAAAATGATGGTGTATGTTCATTTAAGAATGATGGAGAATGATGGCGTTTGgtggagaataatggtgtttgatgAAGAATTATGGTGCGAGGTGGAGACTTTTAGTATGTTAATGTGAAGTGTGTATGCTTATCTGATTACTTCTTCTCTCTCCTTTGGTGTCAAACAAAACACATTTGCTCCAGAGTAAGAGGAGTGATCTACAGTAAAGTACTCCAGGAGCTGAACCAACATAACACCATCAAACCCAGAGAAGAGAATCAAGCTCTATATTGTTAATAACTAGAATTTAGTTGAGGAACATCTTGATTAGAAATATACTTGTTGGTTTGTTGGtgttaaattaaacatttgtaactcatttttaacaattttactTATGTTCAAAACAGACAAAATGGCTAAAATTGTGACACTGACATGCACTACAGGTttcaaattaaacacaaaataatgaTATACCTCTTTAAATATAACCATATTAGTTTAGATACAGGTATAGTAATAGTGAGTTAATTAAAGTTACAGTACGTTTTACTAAAGCACTAAGCGAAGTACAGTCCTAACTGGGACCAGTTGCTCCCTACCTCTGGCAGGAGACAATGGGCTCTCGCTGCTTTGGTACAGTGGAGACACTTCTGCTATATCCAGGTTCTGCAGTGAGTTCTGGTCCGCCTCTATGTAGCGCAGATCATTAAAGAAATAAGTGCTGGTCTCAAACAGGTCCATCATGTTGGGCTTGGCTGGGCTCTGAACTGTCCCGCTGACTGAGAGTTAGTAAGACTTTGTCTTTGGTATTTAAATAGCGCAGTGACACAAGTTACCCACTTAAATATAGCATCTGAAACTCGACCCGCTCGGCTAGCTGTCGCagagcatcacacactgttcAATGGGTCTTTACTAGCAGCTACAGCAGCGGATCTGTGAAAAAATACATACGCCTTCACGCCTCTCGATGAAAGCTGAAACGTCACCTCAGACTTCTGACAGCTGCTGTAAATATCGGCTCCACCATCCAACATTCACTTTATATACCACTGCTGTTATCTCAGACTGCACGACTGACCAGTGTATAGCCGTCCAGTGTGCAGGCCATGTGGGAATCCTCATAatggatattgaataattcatagtatattCAAAATTAATAGAGAAAATTAAAAATCTATAGCAGTTAGTACATAATAATTAATACTGAAATGCATGGTGGGTACTAAATAATTGAGAGTGGATAATAAACaatacatagtggatactgatttATTTAcaacagatactgaataattcagcagTGGTTTATAgttgtttaaaatactttaaagtaAAGTCACACTTGtagttaaaaaacactgtttgttATTGTTAAAATTGTACAAATTGTGACACTGACATTTAC encodes:
- the myf6 gene encoding myogenic factor 6, giving the protein MMDLFETSTYFFNDLRYIEADQNSLQNLDIAEVSPLYQSSESPLSPARGQDPIPSEPGCDSSGEEHVPAPPGLQAHCEGHCLIWACKICKRKCAPNDRRKAATLRERRRLKKINEAFEALKKKTVPNPNQRLPKVEILRSAINYIEKLQDLLHSLDEQDKLSDRTTYSYSGKDHNVNGGYQWKKSCQSWQENVDHSNDSPSHPREECPVESSASSLRHLSSIVNSISTEDTKAPCPEESAEK